The following proteins are co-located in the Anser cygnoides isolate HZ-2024a breed goose chromosome 2, Taihu_goose_T2T_genome, whole genome shotgun sequence genome:
- the IRX4 gene encoding iroquois-class homeodomain protein IRX-4 isoform X1, whose product MHYGRLNAYRHVCLLVFLMSTNSLTTCCESGGRTLAETGAAASAQTPVYCPVYESRLLATARHELNSAAALGVYGGPYAGPQGYGNYVTYGTEAPAFYSLNSLEAKDGGGSAHAGIAPATAYYPYDHTLSQYQYDRYGGMDGGTRRKNATRETTSTLKAWLQEHRKNPYPTKGEKIMLAIITKMTLTQVSTWFANARRRLKKENKMTWPPRNKCSDEKRPYEEEEEEEEGSQEDAMMKNEKAEEPTGKEEKELELSDLEDLDAAESESSECEMRRPFPHPLPHPLPGGGHPPRAAEPPAKLPLPTAVDEEEEEEAERARSCLKPAAEECEAALLGARPRGCEPKMCFPQGQQLLEAKPRIWSLAQTATSLNQAEYPSCMLKRQGGSAAAAVSTPVNVIDRHQDSPVTNLRNWVDGVFHDPLFRHSTLNQALSNTTVSWATTKGAILETGALGRSVGNGANVLKGQLSNLAHHDSSKEFIAFPKAGSKMFCS is encoded by the exons ATGCATTACGGCAGATTAAACGCCTACAGGCACGTTTGTTTgctggtg tTCCTGATGAGCACCAACTCCCTGACGACCTGCTGCGAGTCCGGCGGCCGGACGCTGGCCGAGACGGGGGCGGCCGCCTCCGCGCAGACCCCGGTCTATTGTCCTGTGTACGAGAGCCGCCTGCTCGCCACCGCCCGCCACGAGCTCAACTCCGCCGCCGCCCTGGGGGTCTACGGCGGCCCCTACGCCGGCCCCCAGGGCTATGGAAACTACGTGACCTACGGCACCGAGGCTCCCGCTTTCTACTCCCTG AACAGTTTGGAGGCGAAGGACGGCGGCGGCTCTGCGCATGCGGGCATCGCCCCGGCGACTGCCTACTACCCCTACGATCACACCCTCAGCCAGTACCAGTACGACAG GTACGGCGGGATGGACGGCGGGACGCGGCGGAAAAACGCCACCCGGGAGACCACCAGCACGCTGAaggcctggctgcaggagcaccGCAAGAACCCCTACCCCACCAAGGGCGAGAAGATCATGCTGGCCATCATCACCAAGATGACCCTCACCCAGGTCTCCACCTGGTTCGCCAACGCCCGCCGGCGGCTCAAGAAAGAGAACAAGATGACCTGGCCTCCGCGGAACAAGTGCTCGGACGAGAAGCGGCCCtacgaggaagaggaggaggaggaggagggctcgCAGGAAGACGCGATGATGAAGAACGAGAAAGCCGAGG AGCCCACGggcaaggaggagaaggagctggagctCAGCGACCTGGAGGACTTGGACGCCGCCGAGTCGGAGAGCTCCGAGTGCGAGATGAGGCGGCCCTTCCCGCACCCGCTGCCGCACCCGCTGCCGGGCGGCGGAcacccgccccgcgccgccgaACCCCCCGCCAAGCTGCCGCTGCCGACCGCCGTCgacgaagaggaggaggaggaggcggagagGGCCCGCAGCTGCCTGAAGCCGGCGGCCGAGGAGTGCGAGGCGGCCCTGCtcggcgcccggccccgcggctgcGAGCCCAAAATGTGCTTCCCGCagggacagcagctgctggaggcgAAGCCCAGGATTTGGTCCCTGGCGCAGACCGCCACCTCCCTCAACCAGGCCGAGTACCCCTCATGCATGCTGAAGCGGCAGGGGGGCTCGGCCGCCGCTGCCGTCTCCACCCCGGTCAATGTCATCGACAGGCACCAGGATTCACCGGTCACCAACCTCAGGAACTGGGTGGACGGGGTGTTTCACGACCCCCTGTTCAGGCACAGTACTTTGAACCAAGCCTTGAGCAACACCACAGTGTCCTGGGCTACCACCAAAGGAGCCATTCTGGAAACGGGCGCCTTGGGACGCTCGGTAGGCAACGGCGCCAACGTGCTCAAGGGGCAGCTGTCAAACCTGGCCCACCACGACTCGAGCAAGGAGTTTATTGCGTTTCCCAAAGCaggaagcaaaatgttttgctctTAA
- the IRX4 gene encoding iroquois-class homeodomain protein IRX-4 isoform X2 — MSYPQFGYPYSSAPQFLMSTNSLTTCCESGGRTLAETGAAASAQTPVYCPVYESRLLATARHELNSAAALGVYGGPYAGPQGYGNYVTYGTEAPAFYSLNSLEAKDGGGSAHAGIAPATAYYPYDHTLSQYQYDRYGGMDGGTRRKNATRETTSTLKAWLQEHRKNPYPTKGEKIMLAIITKMTLTQVSTWFANARRRLKKENKMTWPPRNKCSDEKRPYEEEEEEEEGSQEDAMMKNEKAEEPTGKEEKELELSDLEDLDAAESESSECEMRRPFPHPLPHPLPGGGHPPRAAEPPAKLPLPTAVDEEEEEEAERARSCLKPAAEECEAALLGARPRGCEPKMCFPQGQQLLEAKPRIWSLAQTATSLNQAEYPSCMLKRQGGSAAAAVSTPVNVIDRHQDSPVTNLRNWVDGVFHDPLFRHSTLNQALSNTTVSWATTKGAILETGALGRSVGNGANVLKGQLSNLAHHDSSKEFIAFPKAGSKMFCS; from the exons ATGTCATATCCTCAGTTTGGCTACCCTTACTCCTCTGCACCCCAG tTCCTGATGAGCACCAACTCCCTGACGACCTGCTGCGAGTCCGGCGGCCGGACGCTGGCCGAGACGGGGGCGGCCGCCTCCGCGCAGACCCCGGTCTATTGTCCTGTGTACGAGAGCCGCCTGCTCGCCACCGCCCGCCACGAGCTCAACTCCGCCGCCGCCCTGGGGGTCTACGGCGGCCCCTACGCCGGCCCCCAGGGCTATGGAAACTACGTGACCTACGGCACCGAGGCTCCCGCTTTCTACTCCCTG AACAGTTTGGAGGCGAAGGACGGCGGCGGCTCTGCGCATGCGGGCATCGCCCCGGCGACTGCCTACTACCCCTACGATCACACCCTCAGCCAGTACCAGTACGACAG GTACGGCGGGATGGACGGCGGGACGCGGCGGAAAAACGCCACCCGGGAGACCACCAGCACGCTGAaggcctggctgcaggagcaccGCAAGAACCCCTACCCCACCAAGGGCGAGAAGATCATGCTGGCCATCATCACCAAGATGACCCTCACCCAGGTCTCCACCTGGTTCGCCAACGCCCGCCGGCGGCTCAAGAAAGAGAACAAGATGACCTGGCCTCCGCGGAACAAGTGCTCGGACGAGAAGCGGCCCtacgaggaagaggaggaggaggaggagggctcgCAGGAAGACGCGATGATGAAGAACGAGAAAGCCGAGG AGCCCACGggcaaggaggagaaggagctggagctCAGCGACCTGGAGGACTTGGACGCCGCCGAGTCGGAGAGCTCCGAGTGCGAGATGAGGCGGCCCTTCCCGCACCCGCTGCCGCACCCGCTGCCGGGCGGCGGAcacccgccccgcgccgccgaACCCCCCGCCAAGCTGCCGCTGCCGACCGCCGTCgacgaagaggaggaggaggaggcggagagGGCCCGCAGCTGCCTGAAGCCGGCGGCCGAGGAGTGCGAGGCGGCCCTGCtcggcgcccggccccgcggctgcGAGCCCAAAATGTGCTTCCCGCagggacagcagctgctggaggcgAAGCCCAGGATTTGGTCCCTGGCGCAGACCGCCACCTCCCTCAACCAGGCCGAGTACCCCTCATGCATGCTGAAGCGGCAGGGGGGCTCGGCCGCCGCTGCCGTCTCCACCCCGGTCAATGTCATCGACAGGCACCAGGATTCACCGGTCACCAACCTCAGGAACTGGGTGGACGGGGTGTTTCACGACCCCCTGTTCAGGCACAGTACTTTGAACCAAGCCTTGAGCAACACCACAGTGTCCTGGGCTACCACCAAAGGAGCCATTCTGGAAACGGGCGCCTTGGGACGCTCGGTAGGCAACGGCGCCAACGTGCTCAAGGGGCAGCTGTCAAACCTGGCCCACCACGACTCGAGCAAGGAGTTTATTGCGTTTCCCAAAGCaggaagcaaaatgttttgctctTAA
- the IRX4 gene encoding iroquois-class homeodomain protein IRX-4 isoform X3 produces the protein MSTNSLTTCCESGGRTLAETGAAASAQTPVYCPVYESRLLATARHELNSAAALGVYGGPYAGPQGYGNYVTYGTEAPAFYSLNSLEAKDGGGSAHAGIAPATAYYPYDHTLSQYQYDRYGGMDGGTRRKNATRETTSTLKAWLQEHRKNPYPTKGEKIMLAIITKMTLTQVSTWFANARRRLKKENKMTWPPRNKCSDEKRPYEEEEEEEEGSQEDAMMKNEKAEEPTGKEEKELELSDLEDLDAAESESSECEMRRPFPHPLPHPLPGGGHPPRAAEPPAKLPLPTAVDEEEEEEAERARSCLKPAAEECEAALLGARPRGCEPKMCFPQGQQLLEAKPRIWSLAQTATSLNQAEYPSCMLKRQGGSAAAAVSTPVNVIDRHQDSPVTNLRNWVDGVFHDPLFRHSTLNQALSNTTVSWATTKGAILETGALGRSVGNGANVLKGQLSNLAHHDSSKEFIAFPKAGSKMFCS, from the exons ATGAGCACCAACTCCCTGACGACCTGCTGCGAGTCCGGCGGCCGGACGCTGGCCGAGACGGGGGCGGCCGCCTCCGCGCAGACCCCGGTCTATTGTCCTGTGTACGAGAGCCGCCTGCTCGCCACCGCCCGCCACGAGCTCAACTCCGCCGCCGCCCTGGGGGTCTACGGCGGCCCCTACGCCGGCCCCCAGGGCTATGGAAACTACGTGACCTACGGCACCGAGGCTCCCGCTTTCTACTCCCTG AACAGTTTGGAGGCGAAGGACGGCGGCGGCTCTGCGCATGCGGGCATCGCCCCGGCGACTGCCTACTACCCCTACGATCACACCCTCAGCCAGTACCAGTACGACAG GTACGGCGGGATGGACGGCGGGACGCGGCGGAAAAACGCCACCCGGGAGACCACCAGCACGCTGAaggcctggctgcaggagcaccGCAAGAACCCCTACCCCACCAAGGGCGAGAAGATCATGCTGGCCATCATCACCAAGATGACCCTCACCCAGGTCTCCACCTGGTTCGCCAACGCCCGCCGGCGGCTCAAGAAAGAGAACAAGATGACCTGGCCTCCGCGGAACAAGTGCTCGGACGAGAAGCGGCCCtacgaggaagaggaggaggaggaggagggctcgCAGGAAGACGCGATGATGAAGAACGAGAAAGCCGAGG AGCCCACGggcaaggaggagaaggagctggagctCAGCGACCTGGAGGACTTGGACGCCGCCGAGTCGGAGAGCTCCGAGTGCGAGATGAGGCGGCCCTTCCCGCACCCGCTGCCGCACCCGCTGCCGGGCGGCGGAcacccgccccgcgccgccgaACCCCCCGCCAAGCTGCCGCTGCCGACCGCCGTCgacgaagaggaggaggaggaggcggagagGGCCCGCAGCTGCCTGAAGCCGGCGGCCGAGGAGTGCGAGGCGGCCCTGCtcggcgcccggccccgcggctgcGAGCCCAAAATGTGCTTCCCGCagggacagcagctgctggaggcgAAGCCCAGGATTTGGTCCCTGGCGCAGACCGCCACCTCCCTCAACCAGGCCGAGTACCCCTCATGCATGCTGAAGCGGCAGGGGGGCTCGGCCGCCGCTGCCGTCTCCACCCCGGTCAATGTCATCGACAGGCACCAGGATTCACCGGTCACCAACCTCAGGAACTGGGTGGACGGGGTGTTTCACGACCCCCTGTTCAGGCACAGTACTTTGAACCAAGCCTTGAGCAACACCACAGTGTCCTGGGCTACCACCAAAGGAGCCATTCTGGAAACGGGCGCCTTGGGACGCTCGGTAGGCAACGGCGCCAACGTGCTCAAGGGGCAGCTGTCAAACCTGGCCCACCACGACTCGAGCAAGGAGTTTATTGCGTTTCCCAAAGCaggaagcaaaatgttttgctctTAA